In a single window of the Heliangelus exortis chromosome 1, bHelExo1.hap1, whole genome shotgun sequence genome:
- the GJA5 gene encoding gap junction alpha-5 protein isoform X1 yields the protein MGDWSFLGEFLEEVHKHSTVVGKVWLTVLFIFRMLVLGTAAESSWGDEQSDFMCDTQQPGCENVCYDKAFPISHVRFWVLQIIFVSTPSLVYMGHAMHTVRMEEKRKMKQAEREAQETKNNGDTYYQQKCPVAEKAELSCWDESGGKIILRGSLLNTYVYSILIRTAMEVAFIVGQYVLYGIFLETLYICQRAPCPHPVNCYVSRPTEKNVFIVFMLAVAVLSLFLSLAELYHLGWKKAKERCSRSYKPSPSTASGRLESASQVERAQMYTPPPDFNHCLSNPNGKFISPFSNKMASQQNTANFATERVHGQEDAAGEGSFIKSSYAESPEASNECAAPTFPEHYFSEKRRLSKASRASSKASEHCHVADSTSRILTRGQPPGDVR from the exons ATGGGGGACTGGAGTTTCCTGGGAGAGTTCCTTGAGGAAGTCCACAAACACTCAACAGTGGTGGGGAAAGTCTGGCTGACAGTACTCTTCATCTTCCGGATGCTGGTCCTGGGTACAGCAGCTGAGTCCTCCTGGGGGGATGAGCAGTCTGACTTCATGTGTGacacccagcagcctggctgtgagAACGTCTGCTATGACAAGGCTTTCCCCATCTCCCACGTCCGGTTTTGGGTCCTCCAGATCATCTTTGTCTCCACCCCATCTCTGGTGTACATGGGCCACGCGATGCACACCGTGCGtatggaggagaagaggaagatgaagcaGGCAGAAAGAGAGGCCCAGGAGACGAAAAACAACGGTGACACATACTATCAGCAGAAGTGCCCTGTGGCAGAGAAGGCTGAGCTGTCTTGCTGGGATGAATCAGGAGGCAAAATCATACTCAGGGGCAGTCTGCTGAACACCTACGTCTACAGCATTTTGATCCGCACTGCCATGGAAGTGGCATTCATCGTGGGGCAGTACGTCTTGTACGGGATCTTCCTGGAGACCTTGTATATTTGCCAGCGGGCACCTTGCCCCCACCCTGTCAACTGCTACGTCTCTCGTCCCACAGAGAAGAACGTGTTCATTGTCTTCATGCTGGCTGTGGCAGTGCTCTCCCTGTTCCTCAGTCTGGCTGAGTTATACCACTTGGGCTGGAAGAAAGCCAAAGAGAGGTGCTCCCGGTCTTACaaacccagccccagcacagcctccgGAAGGTTGGAGTCTGCCTCACAAGTAGAAAGGGCGCAGATGTACACTCCTCCACCAGATTTTAACCACTGCTTGTCAAATCCCAACGGGAAGTTCATCAGTCCCTTCAGCAACAAGATGGCATCTCAGCAGAACACCGCCAACTTCGCCACCGAGAGGGTCCAcggccaggaggatgctgctggtgaAGGGTCCTTCATTAAGTCCAGCTATGCGGAGAGTCCAGAGGCATCCAATGAATGTGCAGCACCCACCTTCCCTGAGCACTACTTCAGTGAGAAACGCCGGCTCAGCAAGGCCAGCCGTGCCAGCAGCAAGGCGAG tGAACACTGTCATGTTGCAGACAGCACCTCTCGCATCTTAACGCGGGGGCAGCCTCCAGGAGACGTGCGCTGA
- the GJA5 gene encoding gap junction alpha-5 protein isoform X2, translated as MGDWSFLGEFLEEVHKHSTVVGKVWLTVLFIFRMLVLGTAAESSWGDEQSDFMCDTQQPGCENVCYDKAFPISHVRFWVLQIIFVSTPSLVYMGHAMHTVRMEEKRKMKQAEREAQETKNNGDTYYQQKCPVAEKAELSCWDESGGKIILRGSLLNTYVYSILIRTAMEVAFIVGQYVLYGIFLETLYICQRAPCPHPVNCYVSRPTEKNVFIVFMLAVAVLSLFLSLAELYHLGWKKAKERCSRSYKPSPSTASGRLESASQVERAQMYTPPPDFNHCLSNPNGKFISPFSNKMASQQNTANFATERVHGQEDAAGEGSFIKSSYAESPEASNECAAPTFPEHYFSEKRRLSKASRASSKARSDDLSV; from the coding sequence ATGGGGGACTGGAGTTTCCTGGGAGAGTTCCTTGAGGAAGTCCACAAACACTCAACAGTGGTGGGGAAAGTCTGGCTGACAGTACTCTTCATCTTCCGGATGCTGGTCCTGGGTACAGCAGCTGAGTCCTCCTGGGGGGATGAGCAGTCTGACTTCATGTGTGacacccagcagcctggctgtgagAACGTCTGCTATGACAAGGCTTTCCCCATCTCCCACGTCCGGTTTTGGGTCCTCCAGATCATCTTTGTCTCCACCCCATCTCTGGTGTACATGGGCCACGCGATGCACACCGTGCGtatggaggagaagaggaagatgaagcaGGCAGAAAGAGAGGCCCAGGAGACGAAAAACAACGGTGACACATACTATCAGCAGAAGTGCCCTGTGGCAGAGAAGGCTGAGCTGTCTTGCTGGGATGAATCAGGAGGCAAAATCATACTCAGGGGCAGTCTGCTGAACACCTACGTCTACAGCATTTTGATCCGCACTGCCATGGAAGTGGCATTCATCGTGGGGCAGTACGTCTTGTACGGGATCTTCCTGGAGACCTTGTATATTTGCCAGCGGGCACCTTGCCCCCACCCTGTCAACTGCTACGTCTCTCGTCCCACAGAGAAGAACGTGTTCATTGTCTTCATGCTGGCTGTGGCAGTGCTCTCCCTGTTCCTCAGTCTGGCTGAGTTATACCACTTGGGCTGGAAGAAAGCCAAAGAGAGGTGCTCCCGGTCTTACaaacccagccccagcacagcctccgGAAGGTTGGAGTCTGCCTCACAAGTAGAAAGGGCGCAGATGTACACTCCTCCACCAGATTTTAACCACTGCTTGTCAAATCCCAACGGGAAGTTCATCAGTCCCTTCAGCAACAAGATGGCATCTCAGCAGAACACCGCCAACTTCGCCACCGAGAGGGTCCAcggccaggaggatgctgctggtgaAGGGTCCTTCATTAAGTCCAGCTATGCGGAGAGTCCAGAGGCATCCAATGAATGTGCAGCACCCACCTTCCCTGAGCACTACTTCAGTGAGAAACGCCGGCTCAGCAAGGCCAGCCGTGCCAGCAGCAAGGCGAGGTCGGATGATTTATCTGTGTGA